Below is a genomic region from Gillisia sp. Hel_I_86.
ACGGACAATCTATATTTATTGCATCCCTCGATGGCAGGTGCCGCGAACTTCAATAAAATTAGGCTTACCGCAAGACAACAGTGGTTTGACGTTAAAGATGCACCGAGTTTACAAACACTAAGCGTTAATGGGCGACTGGGGGAAAAAATAGGAGTTGGAGGGATTGTTTTTAACGATAAAAATGGGAACTATTCTAAACAAGGTATTTATGCTACGTTTGCCTATCATTTATTGCTTTCTAGAAGTGAGCTGGACCTCAACCAGTTTTCATTTGGGATAAGCCTAGGCGTTATACAGCATAGTTTGGATCAATCTGGGTTTACAGCTTTTGATCCCTTGATTGGGGGTGCGAACCCATCGGATATCTATGGAAATATGGATGTTGGAATGTCCTATTATTATTTGGATTTTTTTGCACATGCTACGGTAAAAAACATACTTCCCGTAAGGAGGGAATTGTTCTATTCAGCTGCGGTGCCCAATAATCAGCGTAAATATTTGTTTTCCACGGGTTATGTTTTTGCAAGAGCAAATAGCGATTGGAGTTTTGAGCCCTCTATCTTGTTTCAGTTACGGGAGCAAACTTCAGAAAAATCTTTGGATGCAAACCTAAAGGCTTATAGAACTTTGGAATTTGGAGAGCTTTGGGGCGGCATATCCTATAGAAGGAGTTTTGAAGGCGCCGAATATACCACAGACGGTACAAAGATCAAAAATCAGCAATTGCAATATGTAACTCCGTTTATTGGATTGGAATATAAAAGGTTTCTTTTCGCCTATACGTATTCGCATCAAATAAACTCCATCGTTTTAAGTAACAATGGGTTCCATCAAATCACCTTAGGATATAATTTTGGAGAAGATAGAGGAAGATACGATTGTAAATGCCCGGCGATCAATTAAAAATCCAGGTAAGAAACTTCTAGGTTGTTTTCCTCAGCTGCTACTAATTTTGCCAATACTTTGGAGTCTGCATTGCTGAAAAGCAAATGCTTAGGCTTGTGGTCCTCATTATTCATTAGCTCGTGTTCTAAAAGGACTTTTTTGGTTTGCCTCGCTACAGCTTCCCCAGAATCTATAATGGTCACCTCTGCTGGCAAGATCTCTTTTAGCACGGGGACCAAATAAGGATAATGGCTACAACCTAAAACCAGGTAATCTATTTTAGCATCCAACATGGGTTTTAGCAGCTCGAATAATAATTCCTTTATTTCTGCGGAATTTTGCTTTCCTTGTTCAATTAGACGTACCAATCCATTTCCTACCACTTCTATAATATTGATGTCTTCGGAATAAAGCTCGGACGTCTTGGAGAACAGCTTGCTGGAAAGGGTGCCTTTTGTGGCTAGAATGCCAATAGATTTGGTTCGGGAGTTAAGTGCTGCCGGCTTAATTGCCGGTTCTATTCCAATAATAGGAAGTGGGTAGGTGTCTCTTAATATTCGTATAGCATTGGTAGTGGCCGTATTGCATGCCACCACAATAATTTTACAACCCATTGCTATTAGCTTTTCAGTGTTCTTCTTACTTAACGCTATAATTTCCTCGATTGGTTTTTCACCATACGGAGCATTTTTACTATCAGATAGATAGATGCTGTTTTCTCTTGGCAATAGCTGCATTACTTCCTTCCAAATGGAAGTGCCGCCTACGCCAGAATCAAAAAAACCAATGGGTTTAGAATTGCTCATTGGTACAAAAGTAAAAACTGCGCTTCAAGGAAGCGCAGTTTTATGAAATATTATTTGGAAAATATTACATTCCCAATTCTTTCTTTACATCTGGCATTAAATTATAACCATCTGCCATGATCACTCCAGCTCCGTTAGAAGAGTCCAAAACGTAATCGTATCCTTTTGCTCTTGCAACTTTTTGGATTGCAACACGAGCCTTTTCGTAAACCGGCTTTAAAAGATCAAGTTCTTTTTTCTGAAGATCTTGTTGTGCTTTTTGTCCGTGCTCTTGAATCCTTCTTTGAGTTCCTTGTAGTTCTTGAGCTCTTTTTGCATTTTCTTCATCTGTTTTGGTAGCAGCTTCAGATTCGTAACGTTGCATTGTTTTTTGAGCTTCGGTCATCATATCCCTGATCTCTGCATCGTAGGTTTTTTGCAATTTTTCCAATTGTCCCATAGCTTCTTTATAAGACGGCATGGTTTCAACCAATTCTTGTGAGGCAATGTGAGCAACTTTGGATTGTGCGTTTGTAAAAGCTGTTGCTCCAATCATTAAAGCTACTGCTATAAAAAGGGTTCTAAATTGTTTCATTTTTAAAGTATTAATTGTTAAGTGTTAATGGTTTGCGTTATTTGTTAATCGTTATCTTTATTTTCTTTTTCTTCGATCTTTTGCTTTCTAACAGCATCTATCGAGTCTTTTTTGCGTTGACGTTCTGCTAATATTCTCGCTCTTCTTTCGTCGAATTCCCTTTGCTTTACAGCCCTAATAGAATCTTTTTCTTGCTTTCTTGCTTCCAAAAGAGCTTCTCTTTCATCCTTCACTTCTTGGACCGCTTGTTGCTTTTCAGCGATCTCTTTATCTTCTTCGACAGTTTGATTCTCTTCGATCTCCATTTTTGCGATCTCACCCCTGGAACTTAACTGTTCTCTTTTGGAGGCTCTTGTAATAATTCTTAAAACCTGATCGCTTATGTTATGTTTCTCTGCTGAAAAAACCATTCCCACATTAGATGTCCTATCAAAAATATAGTCATAATTCCTTTGCGTTCCAATTTCCTGGACCGCATTAAAAACCTGATCCTGAATTGGTTTTATCAATTGCTTCTTCTGAATTAAAAAATCCCCATTGGAACCAAAACGTTTTTGTTGATATTCGGCAATTTTGGATTCTTCAAAAGCGATTGTTGCTTCCCTTTCTTCAATAAGTTCCTTTGTTAATAAAGGCCCCTCTTGTTCCAGGGCAATTTTCATTGTTTCTACTTTTTTAAGATCCCTCTCCAACTCCATTTTCCACTGCTGCACTCGTTCTTCCAATTGAGTCGATGCTTCTTTATATTCAGGAACATTTGCCAAGATGAATTCCATATCTATATAAGCGATCCTATTAGGTTTCTGCGCCTGCACCAATGGCTGCAAACCTGCTAAAAAAACTAGTAGAACAAAAACTTGACGTTTCATAGTGTTGCTATTAGAAATAATCGTGCCAAACCTAGAATTGCTGCCCGATTATAAAGTGAGTTTCCCAACCATTTGGTGATGTTCCTCCAGGGATAGGATCAAAACCGTATCCAAAGTCAATTCCAAGCAATCCAAATTGGGGCATAAATATTCTCAATCCGGCACCTGCTGACCTGTTTAATTGGAACGGATTGAAGTCCCTAAAATTGTCATAGGATGCTCCACCTTCTAAAAACATTAATGCATAAATAGAAGCAGCAGGTTTTAATGTTATAGGGTATCTTAATTCCAAAGAA
It encodes:
- a CDS encoding OmpH family outer membrane protein is translated as MKQFRTLFIAVALMIGATAFTNAQSKVAHIASQELVETMPSYKEAMGQLEKLQKTYDAEIRDMMTEAQKTMQRYESEAATKTDEENAKRAQELQGTQRRIQEHGQKAQQDLQKKELDLLKPVYEKARVAIQKVARAKGYDYVLDSSNGAGVIMADGYNLMPDVKKELGM
- a CDS encoding OmpH family outer membrane protein; amino-acid sequence: MKRQVFVLLVFLAGLQPLVQAQKPNRIAYIDMEFILANVPEYKEASTQLEERVQQWKMELERDLKKVETMKIALEQEGPLLTKELIEEREATIAFEESKIAEYQQKRFGSNGDFLIQKKQLIKPIQDQVFNAVQEIGTQRNYDYIFDRTSNVGMVFSAEKHNISDQVLRIITRASKREQLSSRGEIAKMEIEENQTVEEDKEIAEKQQAVQEVKDEREALLEARKQEKDSIRAVKQREFDERRARILAERQRKKDSIDAVRKQKIEEKENKDND
- the murI gene encoding glutamate racemase, giving the protein MSNSKPIGFFDSGVGGTSIWKEVMQLLPRENSIYLSDSKNAPYGEKPIEEIIALSKKNTEKLIAMGCKIIVVACNTATTNAIRILRDTYPLPIIGIEPAIKPAALNSRTKSIGILATKGTLSSKLFSKTSELYSEDINIIEVVGNGLVRLIEQGKQNSAEIKELLFELLKPMLDAKIDYLVLGCSHYPYLVPVLKEILPAEVTIIDSGEAVARQTKKVLLEHELMNNEDHKPKHLLFSNADSKVLAKLVAAEENNLEVSYLDF
- a CDS encoding type IX secretion system membrane protein PorP/SprF is translated as MKLYFSISLLFCLIISSIAEAQEVIPTYSDYLTDNLYLLHPSMAGAANFNKIRLTARQQWFDVKDAPSLQTLSVNGRLGEKIGVGGIVFNDKNGNYSKQGIYATFAYHLLLSRSELDLNQFSFGISLGVIQHSLDQSGFTAFDPLIGGANPSDIYGNMDVGMSYYYLDFFAHATVKNILPVRRELFYSAAVPNNQRKYLFSTGYVFARANSDWSFEPSILFQLREQTSEKSLDANLKAYRTLEFGELWGGISYRRSFEGAEYTTDGTKIKNQQLQYVTPFIGLEYKRFLFAYTYSHQINSIVLSNNGFHQITLGYNFGEDRGRYDCKCPAIN